A genomic window from Lotus japonicus ecotype B-129 chromosome 1, LjGifu_v1.2 includes:
- the LOC130730877 gene encoding NPL4-like protein 2: MMLRIRSRDGLERVTVDNPHTTTVSELRRLIEHQLGIPTHNQTLSTNQNLLLSKSPEDLLRFTDMTNPNAPLSALNLGHGSIVFLAYDGERRVPGPAVFSPAGSFGRKMTMDDLIAKQMRVSRQENPHCELVSFDRDCANAFQHYVNDSLAFAVKRGGFMYGTVSEEGKVEVNFIYEPPQQGTEESLLFFRDPEEEKLVGAIAAGLGMRSVGFIFTQTVSQAKKDYTLSNREVLQAAEYHAESGLKEWVTAVVKLEVNEETGGADVHFEAFQMSDVCIRLFKEEWFDTDIKEDQDPKLSIMKKEVVVGVKDIKEVDNDFFLVVVKIFDHQGPLSTTFPIENRNTQVPMRALKNHLERTKNLPFVKRIADFHLLLVLARFLDLNADVPALTECIQTETTVPEGYQILIDSMASAA; encoded by the exons atgaTGCTCAGAATTCGCAGCCGCGACGGCCTTGAGCGAGTCACCGTCGACAACCCTCACACCACAACAGTCTCAGAACTGAGAAGGCTAATCGAGCACCAGTTAGGAATCCCAACCCACAACCAAACCCTCTCCACCAACCAGAACCTTCTACTCTCCAAGTCGCCGGAAGATCTCCTCCGATTCACCGACATGACAAACCCTAACGCGCCTCTCTCCGCTCTCAACCTCGGTCACGGCTCCATCGTGTTCCTCGCCTACGACGGCGAGCGGAGGGTGCCTGGCCCCGCCGTCTTCAGCCCTGCCGGCTCGTTTGGCCGGAAGATGACCATGGACGATCTCATCGCCAAGCAGATGCGGGTTTCCCGCCAGGAGAATCCTCACTGCGAGCTTGTTTCATTCGACCGCGACTGCGCCAACGCGTTCCAGCACTATGTTAACGACTCGCTGGCGTTTGCGGTGAAGCGCGGCGGGTTTATGTACGGTACTGTTTCTGAGGAGGGGAAGGTTGAGGTGAACTTCATATACGAGCCTCCGCAGCAGGGAACGGAGGAGAGTCTGCTGTTTTTCAGGGACCCGGAGGAGGAGAAACTGGTGGGTGCTATTGCGGCGGGGTTGGGGATGAGGAGTGTAGGGTTCATCTTCACGCAGACGGTGAGTCAGGCGAAGAAGGACTATACTTTGTCCAACAGGGAGGTGCTTCAGGCCGCGGAGTACCATGCTGAGAGTGGCTTGAAGGAGTGGGTTACCGCTGTGGTTAAGCTTGAGGTGAATGAGGAAACGGGTGGTGCTGATGTTCACTTTGAAGCGTTTCAGATGAGTGATGTGTGCATTCGCTTGTTCAAGGAAGAGTGGTTTGATACCGATATTAAGGAGGATCAAGACCCCAAGTTGTCTATAATGAAGAAGGAGGTGGTTGTTGGGGTAAAGGATATCAAAGAAGTTGATAATGATTTCTTCTTGGTCGTTGTCAAAATCTTTGATCATCAG GGTCCTCTTTCAACAACATTTCCCATTGAGAACAGGAATACTCAAGTGCCTATGAGGGCACTGAAGAACCATCTTGAACGGACAAAAAATCTTCCATTTGTGAAGCGGATTGCCGATTTTCACCTTCTTCTTGTGTTAGCAAGGTTTTTAGACCTTAACGCCGATGTTCCAGCTTTGACGGAATGCATTCAGACAGAGACTACTGTGCCAGAAGGTTACCAGATCCTCATTGACTCCATGGCCAGCGCTGCTTGA